The nucleotide window TCTCTTTTTCAATGATTGTCACATCAAAACGATGCGCACTCAACACTACGCGGACTCGGTTGGCATAACCATACAAGGCGTCTTGTAAGGTTGGACTGGCTGAATAAAGCGCCTGCAAATAGGCATCGGAGAATAAGGGTGATACATGAACAGACATTCCATGCGCTGTAAGATAAGGCAAATATTGAAAAGAACGGATTCTCGAGCTAGCGCCAAGTGGGCCATAACGCGATAAAAGAAGAATTTTCATGAATGAAAGGGCGCGTTAGCGGTAATGATACGTCTCATTCCCTGCCATAGCATTTTAAATGCAGACCATGTGTTGCGCACCCCAGCTATGTCAAGCAGCGCTAGGCAGTAAAAAGTACGTGTGAAAGGCTCGACAGTCGCAGTAATGACAATTAGAAACCAGGCTTGAAACATAGAGAAATGTTTGAGAGCATAGAGCAGACGGCTGCGTAGCGAGTAAAACAGGCGATCCGTTTTTACTTGCCGAGATGTACCACCGCCAGCGTGGAAGGCCTGCGCTTCAGTCAAATACCAGCTGTCCCAACCTGCTAGTCTTGCGCGACGCGACAAATCAAGGTCTTCAAAGTACATAAAAAATCGTTCGTCAAATCCGTCACAAGCTCGTAGCACTTCCTGGCGGATCATATAGAATGCTCCTATTACGTGATCAACGCGGCGCGTATGGGCATGGTCCCAATCATTCATGTGTATCCCTGATCCTAAAAATGTTGGCAGCCTAGATAGGCCTAAGGACGAAACAATGAGGCGGCCAAAAGTCGGAAAGCGCGCACACGTGCGGCTAACCTTACCAGACTGACCAACAAGCTGAATTCCGCAAATCCCTACTTTGGCATTTTCAGCACGCTCCAGAAACTG belongs to Desulfatiglans anilini DSM 4660 and includes:
- a CDS encoding glycosyltransferase family 2 protein — encoded protein: MPQLLDIIIVNWNAGKQLRNCVLSVQKFASGSVGRIIIVDNGSTDGSLDEVESLAGVDFIRTGKNLGFAAACNIGTAKSSSPYVLFLNPDSRVYAKSLSVPLQFLERAENAKVGICGIQLVGQSGKVSRTCARFPTFGRLIVSSLGLSRLPTFLGSGIHMNDWDHAHTRRVDHVIGAFYMIRQEVLRACDGFDERFFMYFEDLDLSRRARLAGWDSWYLTEAQAFHAGGGTSRQVKTDRLFYSLRSRLLYALKHFSMFQAWFLIVITATVEPFTRTFYCLALLDIAGVRNTWSAFKMLWQGMRRIITANAPFHS